Genomic DNA from Desulfurellaceae bacterium:
ATGGGCCCCTACTGGCAGGATTTGGGCCAGGAAAAACAGCGCGATTTCGCCGCCCTCCTGGCGCGCCTGTTGCGCGATATCGCCTACCCGCGAGCCGCCGAGTTCTTATCCAGCAACCAGATCGTGTACGGTCAGAACCATGTTGAGGGTCAGGAAGCCGTTGTTGAAACCTCGCTCGTCAACGCCGAAGAAGGACAGGTCGCGATCAAATACCGCCTCCACCTCATCGACGACAGGTGGAAGGTCTGGGACGTGCATCTCGACGGGGTGAGCATGGCCGGCAACCTGCGCAAACAGGTCCAGTCCATCATGGCCCGCAGATCCTACGAGGAACTGGTCGAGCGTATGCAGAGCAAACTCACATGGGACGGTCCTCAATAGGCGCCAGGTGGAGAACCGCGTGCCTGTGTCCGTCCCTCCCTCCCCCTCTCCTCCATCGCACCTGAGCCGGGAGCAGCGCGCCCTGTACGCCCTGGCCCGGCTGACCACAACCTATCCGGTCACGCTTCTGGTCGCGTGTCTGGTCCTGGTCGGGGTGGCGCTGAGCTATACCGCAGCCCATCTGGAGTTTGTCACCGGTCGCAACGACCTCATCGACAGCGACAAACCGTATATCAAGCTGGAGGAGCAATACACCCAGGAATTTGGCAGTGTTGACCAGTTCTTCGTTGTTGTCGAACCGCAGGATATCGCCCAGGGCAAAGCCTTTGTGGCTCGGCTGGGCGAGCTGCTGGTCCGCGAGACGGCCTATATCGAAGAGGTCTTCTACCAGATTGACACCACCTCGCTCGACGGCAAAAAGCTCCTCTACCTGCCCAGCCAGGATCTGCACAGCCTCTTCGACGATTTGTCCGGCTCGCGTGAGTTGGTCCACGAAATCACCACCACCCCAGGCCTGAATACCCTGTTTGAGGCCATCAACCATCAAATTGCCGAAGCAACCGTCTCACACCTGGTCGGTGGACTCTTCGACTTCGCTCCCTCCGAAGAGGAACCGCTCGGAGATGACCCTGGCCGGGCGTCTGCCCCTCAGCCCGGTCTTTTTGACTCTGACCTCCAGGACCCACCGAGCAGTGAGGAAGCGCAGGATGCTGCGGACGAGGCCCCGGCACCGCAGATCGGTTTTCTCAACTCCCTGCTGCACGAGATGGACCAGGCGCTCAGCAACCCGGCCCACCGCTACCGTTCGCCGTGGGAAGAGTTTTTTGGCGACACCCAGGAGTTGTCGGACGAGGGCTTCCTGGTGTCCGGCAACCGCCGGTTTCTTTTCATGCTGGTCCAACCCGCCGAGCCCGAGGAGGCCGGCCTGACCGAGCTGCAAGACGCTATTGTGACGATCCGGCAAATTATTCACGAGTTGCGCCCCGAATTTCCCGGGCTGGACGCCGGGCTGACCGGCATCGAGGTGCTTGACACCGATGAGATGACCAGCGCCCAGAGCGACGCGCCGGCCGCCACCCTGGCCACCACCCTGGGCATCGGCCTGCTGTACCTGGGTTTTTTCCAGCGTATCCGGCATCCGGTGCTCATCCTGTCCTCGCTACTGGTCGGGCTATGCTGGACCATGGGTTTTGTCACCCTGGCGGTCGGTCACCTGACGATCATCAGCGTGTTTGTGGCGCCCCTGCTGCTGGGTCTGGCCGACGATTTCGGGGTCCACTTCATGACCCGCTACGAGGAAGAGCGTGGCGCCGGCAGAGACCCGGTTGCCGCCCTGCACCAGGTCTATATTCATACCGGGCCGAGTATTATTGCCGGGGCGTGCACGACC
This window encodes:
- a CDS encoding ABC transporter substrate-binding protein yields the protein MPYRRETARETDMELRRRPARVWMGLSLGLVLACAGLARAETPTQMTQQLIESIIACSETNGAQSSGCDIEKIEAHLALAQLARWLMGPYWQDLGQEKQRDFAALLARLLRDIAYPRAAEFLSSNQIVYGQNHVEGQEAVVETSLVNAEEGQVAIKYRLHLIDDRWKVWDVHLDGVSMAGNLRKQVQSIMARRSYEELVERMQSKLTWDGPQ